Proteins from a single region of Neodiprion virginianus isolate iyNeoVirg1 chromosome 4, iyNeoVirg1.1, whole genome shotgun sequence:
- the LOC124302835 gene encoding dnaJ homolog subfamily C member 21-like → MKYPESMKCHYEVLGVSRDASDDDLKKAYRKLALKCHPDKNFDNTEDAKEQFQIVQRAWEVLSDPQERAWYDNHREAILKGGIGGNYKDDSIDLFQYFTTSCYEGYGDGEKEFYTVYGKVFEQLTAEESEFCKEEDLDDEVSGFGNSTSSYHDVHKFYAYWQSYSTKRSFAWLDTYDIRDTPNRRALRLAEKENKKIRDKAKKERNEQVRNLVAFVRKRDKRVKAHAKILAERAKENTEKTQERRRQQLIQRQKELESYTEPEWSKFSNIEQDLKVIEANLAAEFGEELTSNIDSKDADDTDSNTLYCVACSKIYKTQKAFTNHENSKKHDDNVSTMIASFMADENMEFECSIRKYNSDFELNFKCGSKKNICLISRNRKSVILAISREIRDLLMNRSENIDVNAKGNQRSTSNEEMISDSESSSTSEKNTNKLVKKQGVELATGPEPEDFLIVIKIHDNMNILIPECKLISDQENELDNPVLHMREKSRKSKNKKRKNVQKVILEQTTDDEQELDAHFGWSKKQRRKQKQKEATLDNKYHTVPETIDNFTKGNKVNFDDTDLSFEVDARLLTQSTKKSKARIPLYKVELR, encoded by the exons ATGAAATACCCAGAAAGTATGAAGTGCCACTACGAAGTACTCGGCGTTTCGAGAGATGCGTCAGAcgacgatttgaaaaaagcGTACAGAAAACTAGCACTGAAATGCCATCCTGATAAGAATTTCGACAATACCGAAGATGCTAAAgaacaatttcaaatcgtCCAACGAGCATGGGAGGTCTTAAGTGATCCGCAAGAACGAGCCTGGTATGACAATCACCGAGAAGCTATTTTGAAAGGAGGGATAGGAGGGAATTACAAAGATGATTCGATCGATTTGTTCCAATACTTCACTACGAGCTGTTATGAGGGCTATGGCGATGgcgaaaaagaattttacacggtttatggaaaagtttttgaacAACTGACTGCTGAAGAATCAGAGTTTTGTAAAGAAGAAGATTTGGACGATGAAGTATCTGGTTTTGGGAATTCCACTAGCTCATATCACGATGTTCACAAATTTTATGCATATTGGCAAAGCTATTCGACTAAGAGGTCATTTGCTTGGCTAGATACATACGATATTCGTGATACCCCAAACAGACGTGCTTTAAGATTGGCAGAAAAGGAGAACAAGAAAATTAGAGACAAGGCTAAAAAAGAACGCAATGAACAAGTTCGGAACCTTGTAGCATTCGTTCGCAAGCGTGATAAACGAGTTAAAGCGCATGCAAAAATCCTGGCAGAAAGAGCTAAAGAAAATACCGAAAAAACACAAGAACGGAGAAGGCAACAACTGATCCAGAGACAAAAAGAACTGGAAAGTTATACCGAGCCGGAATGGTCAAAGTTTTCTAATATCGAACAAGATTTAAAGGTTATTGAAGCAAATCTTGCTGCTGAGTTTGGAGAGGAATTAACTTCAAATATAGATTCTAAAGATGCCGATGATACGGATAGTAACACCCTGTATTGCGTTGCTTGCAGCAAAATATACAAGACACAGAAAGCATTTACGAATCACGAAAATTCCAAGAAACACGACGATAATGTTTCAACCATGATAGCCTCCTTCATGGCTGATGAAAATATGGAATTTGAATGCAGTATTCGAAAGTACAATTCGGactttgaattgaattttaaatgcggtagcaaaaaaaatatttgtttgataAGTCGAAACCGGAAAAGTGTGATATTGGCAATAAGCCGAGAAATACGAGATCTCTTGATGAACCGCAGTGAGAATATCGATGTGAATGCGAAAGGCAACCAGCGAAGTACATCAAATGAAGAAATGATTTCGGATAGTGAATCAAGTTctacaagtgaaaaaaatacaaataagcTTGTGAAAAAACAAGGTGTTGAACTAGCCACAGGCCCAGAACCGGAAGACTTTCTTATAGTAATTAAAATACACGATAACATGAATATACTGATTCCTGAATGTAAATTGATATCAGACCAAGAGAACGAACTTGACAACCCAGTGTTACATATGAGAGAAAAATCTCGCAAAAGTAAGAACAAAAAGcgtaaaaatgttcaaaaagtCATTCTTGAACAAACAACCGACGATGAGCAAGAACTAGATGCTCATTTTGGGTGGTCCAAGAAACAGCgaaggaaacaaaaacaaaaggaagCAACTCTTGACAACAAATATCACACTGTCCCAGAAACGATTGACAATTTTACTAAAGGCaacaaagtaaattttgaCGATACTGACTTGAGCTTTGAAGTAGATGCCAGATTATTAActcaaagtacaaaaaaatctaaag CCCGAATTCCGCTCTACAAGGTTGAGTTACGGTAA
- the LOC124302837 gene encoding dnaJ homolog subfamily C member 21-like yields the protein MKYPESMKCHYEVLGVSRDASDDDLKKAYRKLALKCHPDKNFDNTEDAKEQFQIVQRAWEVLSDPQERAWYDNHREAILKGGIGGNYKDDSIDLFQYFTTSCYEGYGDGEKEFYTVYGKVFEQLTAEESEFCKEEDLDDEVSGFGNSTSSYHDVHKFYAYWQSYSTKRSFAWLDTYDIRDTPNRRALRLAEKENKKIRDKAKKERNEQVRNLVAFVRKRDKRVKAHAKILAERAKENTEKTQERRRQQLIQRQKELESYTEPEWSKFSNIEQDLKVIEANLAAEFGEELTSNIDSKDADDTDSNTLYCVACSKIYKTQKAFTNHENSKKHDDNVSTMIASFMADENMEFECSIRKYNSDFELNFKCGSKKNICLISRNRKSVILAISREIRDLLMNRSENIDVNAKGNQRSTSNEEMISDSESSSTSEKNTNKLVKKQGVELATGPEPEDFLIVIKIHDNMNILIPECKLISDQENELDNPVLHMREKSRKSKNKKRKNVQKVILEQTTDDEQELDAHFGWSKKQRRKQKQKEATLDNKYHTVPETIDNFTKGNKVNFDDTDLSFEVDARLLTQSTKKSKARIPLYKVELR from the exons gaaaaaagcGTACAGAAAACTAGCACTGAAATGCCATCCTGATAAGAATTTCGACAATACCGAAGATGCTAAAgaacaatttcaaatcgtCCAACGAGCATGGGAGGTCTTAAGTGATCCGCAAGAACGAGCCTGGTATGACAATCACCGAGAAGCTATTTTGAAAGGAGGGATAGGAGGGAATTACAAAGATGATTCGATCGATTTGTTCCAATACTTCACTACGAGCTGTTATGAGGGCTATGGCGATGgcgaaaaagaattttacacggtttatggaaaagtttttgaacAACTGACTGCTGAAGAATCAGAGTTTTGTAAAGAAGAAGATTTGGACGATGAAGTATCTGGTTTTGGGAATTCCACTAGCTCATATCACGATGTTCACAAATTTTATGCATATTGGCAAAGCTATTCGACTAAGAGGTCATTTGCTTGGCTAGATACATACGATATTCGTGATACCCCAAACAGACGTGCTTTAAGATTGGCAGAAAAGGAGAACAAGAAAATTAGAGACAAGGCTAAAAAAGAACGCAATGAACAAGTTCGGAACCTTGTAGCATTCGTTCGCAAGCGTGATAAACGAGTTAAAGCGCATGCAAAAATCCTGGCAGAAAGAGCTAAAGAAAATACCGAAAAAACACAAGAACGGAGAAGGCAACAACTGATCCAGAGACAAAAAGAACTGGAAAGTTATACCGAGCCGGAATGGTCAAAGTTTTCTAATATCGAACAAGATTTAAAGGTTATTGAAGCAAATCTTGCTGCTGAGTTTGGAGAGGAATTAACTTCAAATATAGATTCTAAAGATGCCGATGATACGGATAGTAACACCCTGTATTGCGTTGCTTGCAGCAAAATATACAAGACACAGAAAGCATTTACGAATCACGAAAATTCCAAGAAACACGACGATAATGTTTCAACCATGATAGCCTCCTTCATGGCTGATGAAAATATGGAATTTGAATGCAGTATTCGAAAGTACAATTCGGactttgaattgaattttaaatgcggtagcaaaaaaaatatttgtttgataAGTCGAAACCGGAAAAGTGTGATATTGGCAATAAGCCGAGAAATACGAGATCTCTTGATGAACCGCAGTGAGAATATCGATGTGAATGCGAAAGGCAACCAGCGAAGTACATCAAATGAAGAAATGATTTCGGATAGTGAATCAAGTTctacaagtgaaaaaaatacaaataagcTTGTGAAAAAACAAGGTGTTGAACTAGCCACAGGCCCAGAACCGGAAGACTTTCTTATAGTAATTAAAATACACGATAACATGAATATACTGATTCCTGAATGTAAATTGATATCAGACCAAGAGAACGAACTTGACAACCCAGTGTTACATATGAGAGAAAAATCTCGCAAAAGTAAGAACAAAAAGcgtaaaaatgttcaaaaagtCATTCTTGAACAAACAACCGACGATGAGCAAGAACTAGATGCTCATTTTGGGTGGTCCAAGAAACAGCgaaggaaacaaaaacaaaaggaagCAACTCTTGACAACAAATATCACACTGTCCCAGAAACGATTGACAATTTTACTAAAGGCaacaaagtaaattttgaCGATACTGACTTGAGCTTTGAAGTAGATGCCAGATTATTAActcaaagtacaaaaaaatctaaag CCCGAATTCCGCTCTACAAGGTTGAGTTACGGTAA